The following proteins are encoded in a genomic region of Roseinatronobacter sp. S2:
- a CDS encoding PAS domain-containing protein, translating to MLEDGDAQGQALGETDRDARIARAFSDAQSLLHRCTAEHQQDTIMTALRKIGQAMEADRAYIFRIKGSVSVDNTHEWCADGIRPLKAELQDLPYEMGDPFWQAFRASKQAFMLDIRMIPVGSAFHELLEDHEIKSLLASSLWCDGDMIGFVGLDFVRDHKLFTDLECSLMQGFAASVGMVLNLAEQTSALQRTQSELRLERARIEAMVFSLPELLVETDSNGTIVSFNQGDPLVFALNPDEVIGRSPDMVLPPDVAAIVRKAMKQVDLFGWSPSFAYTLPFPSGDKRFTLTATRRHHDDPHITHGYLFIVRDVTESYMQDKQIRQLGRVAELSTNIIMLTDKNRHVTWMNPASVARTGYTLKTAQGLRPSDILHLRDAAPDLAQTVCHALDNGQSINAELQARSRRGISYWLDLNVQPLRSPDGYIQGYLVVGVDITSHKLAEARALRDKIQAMEITREGIAILTPDGRFSYLNCAFRAVLGVAREVDVSGLTWHELVAPEHITKLTAIFSELMSEGYWSGEVMLPDPDGGDAWYDLSLSVQDDGSIFVLVRNVTARRLAEADRQRLREQLQIAQSRQLMSQLAGGLAHDFANILAAILGSVDILKPKAGPDMLPSLARIHAAGRQGQALVGNLMRLGRMKSAASTADLQDVLRQSVELVRPGLGKEISVVLDFDDKAAATQVDATEMMQVVINLMMNAGDAIRQNGTQSGQITLRMAAKDSLCFAPVVDIGKVSAGKRYVVIDISDTGTGMTPEVRSEIFKPYFTTKGAGGTGLGLAIVAHIVTSRNWGLQVVDAAQGGTIMRLYLPALVPDKTNTREPVERVAQPLVGRNVLLVDADDGVLQSMAGILSLAGAEVASCTDPRDALDALREDPQAWDTVLADQNLTPITGLELARELMAINRKLQIYVTGTSLPLQFANDFDNKLITALISKSISGAELIAVLTRTDRT from the coding sequence ATGCTAGAAGACGGCGATGCCCAGGGTCAGGCCTTGGGTGAAACAGATCGCGACGCCAGAATTGCCCGCGCTTTCAGCGATGCGCAGAGCCTGCTGCACAGATGTACAGCAGAACACCAGCAGGACACAATCATGACCGCGTTGCGGAAGATCGGTCAGGCGATGGAGGCCGACAGGGCCTATATATTTCGAATCAAAGGGTCTGTTTCTGTCGACAATACGCATGAATGGTGTGCTGATGGCATCCGGCCACTAAAGGCAGAACTGCAAGACCTGCCCTATGAAATGGGTGATCCGTTCTGGCAGGCCTTTCGCGCGTCCAAACAGGCATTCATGCTGGATATCCGCATGATTCCAGTCGGCAGCGCATTCCACGAGTTGCTTGAAGATCATGAGATCAAGTCGCTACTCGCGTCTTCGCTTTGGTGCGATGGCGATATGATCGGCTTTGTCGGGCTGGATTTTGTGCGCGACCACAAGCTGTTTACAGACCTTGAATGCAGCTTGATGCAAGGATTTGCGGCATCTGTCGGGATGGTTCTGAATTTGGCAGAACAAACCAGCGCACTTCAGCGCACGCAATCCGAATTGCGGCTTGAACGCGCGCGCATCGAGGCGATGGTTTTCTCGTTGCCGGAATTGCTTGTTGAAACCGACAGCAACGGCACGATTGTGTCCTTCAACCAAGGCGATCCGCTGGTTTTTGCGTTGAACCCCGACGAGGTGATTGGCCGATCCCCCGATATGGTGTTGCCGCCGGATGTTGCCGCAATCGTGCGCAAGGCCATGAAACAGGTTGATCTTTTTGGCTGGTCGCCAAGCTTCGCCTATACCCTGCCATTTCCATCCGGTGACAAACGCTTTACGCTGACGGCAACCAGACGCCACCATGATGACCCCCACATAACGCATGGCTATCTGTTCATTGTGCGTGACGTCACCGAAAGCTACATGCAGGACAAACAGATACGGCAACTTGGCCGCGTCGCGGAACTGTCCACGAACATTATCATGCTGACCGACAAGAACAGGCATGTGACATGGATGAACCCGGCCAGCGTTGCCCGAACGGGCTATACCTTGAAAACAGCGCAGGGGCTGCGTCCCAGTGACATTCTGCATCTGCGTGACGCAGCCCCGGACCTTGCCCAAACTGTCTGTCACGCGCTGGATAATGGCCAAAGTATAAATGCGGAATTACAGGCGCGCAGCCGTCGCGGCATTTCCTACTGGCTGGACCTGAACGTCCAGCCGTTGCGCAGCCCTGATGGCTATATCCAGGGCTACCTTGTAGTGGGCGTGGATATCACGTCGCATAAACTGGCCGAGGCGCGCGCCCTGCGTGACAAGATCCAGGCAATGGAGATCACCCGCGAAGGAATCGCGATCCTTACCCCTGATGGACGGTTTTCCTATCTGAACTGCGCATTCCGTGCGGTTCTGGGCGTCGCGAGAGAGGTAGATGTATCGGGCTTGACCTGGCATGAACTTGTCGCGCCAGAGCATATCACGAAACTGACAGCTATTTTTTCCGAACTGATGAGCGAAGGATATTGGTCAGGAGAGGTCATGTTGCCGGATCCTGACGGGGGCGATGCATGGTATGATCTGTCCTTATCCGTTCAGGACGATGGCAGTATCTTTGTGCTGGTGCGCAACGTTACCGCGCGACGTCTGGCCGAGGCCGACCGACAGCGATTGCGCGAACAGCTTCAGATTGCGCAAAGCCGACAACTTATGTCGCAACTGGCGGGGGGGCTGGCGCATGATTTCGCCAACATTCTGGCCGCGATCTTGGGCTCGGTCGATATACTGAAACCCAAGGCTGGCCCCGACATGCTGCCCAGTCTGGCGCGCATACACGCAGCAGGTCGACAAGGGCAGGCGCTTGTCGGAAACCTGATGCGGCTGGGCCGAATGAAATCCGCCGCCAGCACTGCCGACCTTCAGGATGTCTTGCGCCAGTCAGTTGAACTGGTCCGGCCCGGATTGGGCAAGGAAATCTCTGTGGTGCTGGACTTTGATGACAAGGCCGCCGCAACACAGGTGGATGCGACTGAAATGATGCAGGTCGTTATCAACCTGATGATGAATGCCGGTGATGCAATCCGGCAAAATGGGACGCAAAGTGGGCAGATTACCTTGCGCATGGCCGCAAAAGACAGTCTTTGCTTTGCGCCTGTTGTCGACATCGGCAAGGTATCTGCGGGAAAACGCTATGTCGTTATCGACATATCAGACACTGGGACCGGCATGACGCCCGAGGTCCGATCTGAAATATTCAAGCCGTATTTCACGACCAAAGGCGCCGGGGGAACAGGCCTAGGGCTGGCAATTGTTGCACATATTGTCACGTCCCGAAACTGGGGACTGCAAGTTGTCGACGCCGCGCAAGGGGGAACCATCATGCGGCTTTACCTGCCTGCCTTGGTGCCCGACAAGACCAATACGCGTGAACCGGTGGAACGTGTCGCACAGCCGCTGGTTGGGCGAAATGTGCTGCTTGTCGATGCAGATGACGGCGTGTTGCAAAGTATGGCCGGAATTCTGTCACTCGCCGGTGCCGAAGTGGCAAGTTGCACAGACCCCCGTGATGCGCTGGATGCCCTGCGCGAAGATCCGCAGGCTTGGGATACTGTTCTGGCAGATCAGAACCTGACACCCATCACCGGACTGGAACTGGCGCGGGAACTCATGGCGATCAACCGCAAGCTGCAAATATACGTTACCGGCACGTCGTTGCCATTGCAATTTGCGAATGACTTCGATAACAAATTGATCACTGCATTAATATCGAAATCCATATCAGGTGCTGAATTAATTGCAGTTCTTACGCGCACGGATCGGACGTAG
- a CDS encoding response regulator transcription factor codes for MRLLIADDHALILDMLQNFLEQEKDMEIVAANDMQDAISAVSAQPGFDLALLDYDMPGMDKLDGLRRFMENNSAPPVVILSGHAARDVAQRAVSMGARGFLPKSMPAQSLLHAIRFMALGEKYVPVDFLFSSDQADASPAPDGPSATALTARELDVLKALCDGKTNKEIARDLGLREPTIKLHVKTLYRRLGASNRTQAVMIARSWGIY; via the coding sequence ATGCGTCTACTGATTGCCGACGACCATGCATTGATTCTTGACATGCTGCAGAATTTTCTGGAGCAAGAAAAAGACATGGAAATCGTAGCGGCAAACGATATGCAGGACGCGATTTCTGCGGTATCGGCGCAACCGGGTTTCGACCTTGCATTACTCGACTATGATATGCCCGGAATGGACAAGCTGGACGGGTTGCGCCGCTTCATGGAAAACAATTCCGCGCCACCTGTTGTCATCCTTTCAGGACATGCGGCGCGCGATGTGGCCCAACGTGCCGTTAGTATGGGTGCGCGCGGGTTCTTGCCAAAATCAATGCCCGCACAATCGCTGCTGCATGCCATCCGGTTCATGGCGCTAGGCGAAAAATATGTTCCGGTGGATTTCTTGTTTTCATCTGATCAGGCTGACGCTTCACCGGCACCTGACGGCCCCTCTGCCACAGCCTTGACCGCGCGTGAACTCGACGTGCTCAAGGCGCTGTGTGACGGCAAGACCAACAAGGAAATTGCCCGTGATCTGGGATTGCGCGAACCAACCATCAAACTGCATGTCAAGACACTCTACCGGCGCCTTGGTGCCAGCAACCGGACACAGGCGGTCATGATCGCCAGATCCTGGGGCATATACTGA
- a CDS encoding Hint domain-containing protein — MKRAASLVGVFALDWNSTETDGIPGLNPQWLRAGSSWRWSGDVHCLDGRADVLRLGLAQGGLDIHARARPVAARLGGNFPRFEDAAPPPTAPAMGFMLTDGVSLFCARIVQVAGRWVVVFADGMPPKGQVLYVVENTIELERHAADDTAQSQPQDVICFADDTLIATPTGPRPIHQLQAGDLVLTQDDGPQPVIWTGTSRVCGMAMRRYPHLRPIRLRGGVLGTAQPDEELRVSPGHRLVMRGARARALFNLDEVLVRARDLLDHDGVTQDMALHGATYMHLLLEHHQIIFANNVPTESFHPAFATPDLLRPHRASLRAVFAGLDYEGAVSYGETARRYLGTAETALLAA; from the coding sequence ATGAAACGCGCAGCATCGTTGGTCGGGGTTTTTGCGCTCGACTGGAATTCAACAGAAACCGACGGCATTCCCGGACTGAACCCGCAATGGTTGCGTGCAGGCTCATCATGGCGCTGGAGTGGGGATGTGCATTGCCTTGACGGGCGTGCAGATGTCTTGCGCCTTGGCCTTGCGCAGGGCGGGCTGGATATCCACGCCCGCGCGCGCCCTGTGGCTGCCCGGCTTGGTGGCAATTTTCCCCGGTTCGAAGACGCGGCGCCCCCGCCCACCGCCCCTGCGATGGGATTCATGCTGACCGACGGCGTCTCTTTGTTCTGCGCGCGTATTGTTCAGGTGGCGGGGCGTTGGGTTGTCGTGTTTGCCGATGGCATGCCGCCAAAGGGGCAGGTCTTGTATGTGGTCGAAAACACCATTGAACTTGAAAGGCATGCAGCCGACGACACCGCGCAATCACAGCCGCAAGATGTCATTTGCTTTGCGGATGACACGCTGATTGCCACCCCGACAGGGCCGCGCCCCATCCACCAGTTACAGGCAGGCGATCTTGTTTTGACCCAGGATGACGGCCCGCAGCCGGTTATCTGGACAGGAACCAGCCGTGTGTGCGGCATGGCGATGCGCCGCTATCCGCATCTGCGCCCGATCCGGTTGCGTGGCGGTGTGTTGGGCACTGCGCAGCCTGACGAAGAATTGCGCGTCTCGCCCGGGCATCGGCTGGTGATGCGCGGCGCGCGCGCGCGCGCGCTGTTCAATCTGGACGAAGTGTTGGTGCGCGCCCGTGATCTGCTGGATCATGACGGGGTGACACAGGACATGGCGCTGCACGGCGCAACCTATATGCATCTCTTGCTGGAACATCATCAGATCATCTTCGCCAACAACGTGCCGACCGAAAGCTTCCACCCCGCCTTCGCCACGCCCGATCTGTTGCGCCCGCACCGCGCCAGCCTGCGGGCCGTTTTCGCCGGTTTGGACTATGAGGGCGCGGTAAGTTATGGTGAAACCGCGCGCCGCTATCTGGGCACGGCGGAAACTGCGCTGCTTGCCGCATAA
- the rpsD gene encoding 30S ribosomal protein S4 produces the protein MTKRTSAKYKIDRRMGENIWGRPKSPVNRRDYGPGQHGQRRKTKLSDFGTQLRAKQKLKGYYGDLTEKQFRRIYAEAERIKGDTGENLIGLLERRLDAVIYRAKFVPTVFAARQFVNHGHVTVNGQRVNIPSYRIREGDVIAIRDKSKQLAIVLEAVALAERDVPDYLEVDHSKMTATFVRTPSLGDVPYPVQMEPNLVVEFYAKN, from the coding sequence GTGACCAAACGCACGTCTGCCAAGTATAAAATCGACCGCCGCATGGGCGAAAACATCTGGGGCCGCCCCAAAAGCCCTGTCAATCGCCGCGACTATGGCCCCGGCCAGCACGGCCAGCGCCGCAAAACCAAATTGTCCGATTTCGGCACCCAGCTGCGCGCCAAGCAAAAGCTCAAAGGCTATTATGGCGATCTGACCGAAAAGCAGTTCCGCCGCATCTATGCCGAAGCAGAACGCATCAAGGGCGATACCGGTGAAAACCTGATCGGCCTGCTGGAACGTCGTCTGGACGCCGTGATCTACCGCGCGAAATTCGTCCCGACCGTGTTTGCGGCACGCCAGTTCGTCAATCATGGTCATGTCACCGTGAACGGCCAGCGGGTGAACATTCCCAGCTACCGGATCCGCGAAGGCGACGTGATCGCCATCCGCGACAAATCCAAGCAGCTTGCCATCGTTCTGGAAGCCGTTGCACTGGCCGAACGCGATGTCCCCGATTATCTGGAAGTCGACCATTCCAAAATGACTGCCACTTTCGTGCGCACCCCGTCCTTGGGTGATGTGCCGTATCCGGTCCAGATGGAACCGAACCTTGTGGTCGAATTCTACGCGAAGAACTGA
- a CDS encoding DNA polymerase IV, whose amino-acid sequence MPALCRDCLTRFDAGPRCPACHSPRVVADPELLDLSIAHMDCDAFYASVEKRDNPELKDKPVIVGGGHRGVVTTACYIARIHGVRSAMPMFKALQLCPEAVVVKPRFDAYAAASREIRAMMEDLTPAIEPLSLDEAFLDLTGTTRLHGAPPAVSLARLIRRMEQELRLSGSVGLSHNKFLAKIASDLDKPRGFAVISRAGTENFLRGKPVGMIWGVGTATRAQLAQAGIATIDDLLRWDQSDLVARFGAMGLRLWHLARGQDTRPVSRDPSVKSISKETTFDTDLTDLDVLEGHLWRLSDQVASRAKAKGLAGVVVTLKLKRADHRILTRRTSLRGPTYLADVIYRTAQPLLAQALTNGPFRLLGVGISDLSADSGTGFSPDLLDPGAEGRARAERAIDALRARFGPDAVIKGRSLR is encoded by the coding sequence ATGCCTGCGCTATGCCGTGATTGTCTGACCCGTTTTGATGCAGGCCCGCGTTGTCCGGCCTGCCATTCGCCGCGCGTAGTGGCGGACCCGGAATTGCTGGATCTGAGCATCGCACATATGGATTGCGATGCGTTTTATGCCAGTGTTGAAAAACGCGACAACCCCGAGTTGAAGGACAAACCCGTGATCGTGGGCGGCGGTCATCGCGGGGTGGTCACGACGGCCTGCTACATTGCGCGCATTCACGGCGTGCGATCGGCGATGCCCATGTTCAAAGCATTGCAGCTTTGCCCCGAAGCGGTTGTCGTGAAACCCCGGTTTGACGCCTATGCCGCCGCATCGCGTGAAATACGCGCCATGATGGAAGACCTGACACCCGCCATCGAGCCGCTGTCGCTGGACGAGGCCTTTCTTGACCTGACCGGCACAACACGCCTGCACGGCGCGCCACCTGCCGTGTCGCTTGCGCGCCTGATCCGCCGGATGGAACAGGAGTTGCGGTTGTCAGGGTCTGTCGGATTGTCGCATAACAAGTTTCTGGCCAAGATCGCGTCCGATCTGGACAAGCCGCGCGGGTTTGCCGTGATTTCGCGCGCTGGCACGGAAAACTTTTTGCGCGGCAAACCCGTGGGCATGATCTGGGGCGTGGGAACGGCCACGCGGGCGCAACTGGCGCAGGCAGGGATTGCCACGATTGACGACCTGCTGCGGTGGGACCAGTCTGATCTGGTGGCACGGTTCGGGGCGATGGGGCTGCGGCTGTGGCATCTGGCACGGGGACAGGACACGCGCCCTGTCAGCCGCGATCCGTCGGTGAAATCCATTTCCAAGGAAACCACATTTGACACCGACCTGACGGATTTGGACGTATTGGAGGGGCATTTGTGGCGACTGTCGGATCAGGTTGCCAGCCGTGCCAAGGCCAAGGGGCTGGCAGGTGTGGTGGTCACGCTGAAGCTGAAGCGCGCCGACCACCGGATATTGACGCGGCGCACCAGTTTGCGCGGCCCGACATATCTGGCTGATGTGATTTACCGCACGGCGCAGCCACTGCTGGCACAGGCATTGACCAACGGGCCGTTCAGGCTGCTGGGGGTGGGGATATCAGATCTGAGTGCGGATAGCGGTACGGGGTTCAGCCCCGACCTGCTGGACCCCGGCGCCGAAGGGCGCGCGCGCGCCGAACGTGCAATCGATGCGTTGCGGGCACGGTTTGGCCCCGATGCCGTGATCAAAGGGCGCAGCCTGCGCTGA
- a CDS encoding D-alanyl-D-alanine carboxypeptidase family protein codes for MQARFGRIYRHVLVCSILLIGYLVAAPALAAPYAAMVMDARNGEVIFARNHDTKLHPASLTKMMTLYIAFEAVKHGEVTLDTMFTTSRRATQQTCVCLGLREGQKISLRHLIRAAALRSANDAAVVIAEGISGSVEAFADRMTATARAMGMSNTTFRNPHGLTQAGHVSTARDMTILGRQLYFDYPQYFNIFSRRSDHAGVGTVPNTNRRFLDAYSGANGIKTGYTRAAGFNLTASAERGGKHIIATMFGGSSTAARNAHVAELLDIGFNRAGARVATRAPATPGYRGRGAVAVAQAPESSGDRPASARTIRLQTAVRTSPRPPARPVSEPAPDMLIALRDGVEAAVSQIAVATPAEAAQSTPDEDSTAIALAELAPDTPTVTPPARPEEFGATGDLAAAQAEAPDFAAAQAAGFSIAHIDDLAALDQADPPIPDADMDFVDAPPARPDTGVETDAADRQLAQADQAQADDGETDTAAPETIWIGASESVLLTEFATEDSQFDIAGLYAPSPDGAGQIMAQDALNITPEAGSTAQPAKPAPRPSIILTSSGAQPDRDTQALATAAVSEASAAATPEIVSRVSTSDGGRLWGVSLGEFTSRNAAERGIITVKMAEAAALGNGISRIRQTSGRFEASFAGLTAAEAERACLRLSARGMDCEIAHP; via the coding sequence ATGCAGGCACGATTCGGGCGGATATACCGTCACGTTTTGGTATGTTCCATCTTACTGATCGGCTATTTGGTCGCAGCCCCCGCGCTTGCCGCCCCTTATGCCGCGATGGTGATGGATGCACGCAACGGCGAAGTTATTTTTGCGCGCAATCATGACACGAAACTGCACCCCGCATCCCTGACCAAGATGATGACGCTGTATATTGCCTTCGAGGCCGTGAAACATGGCGAAGTCACGCTGGACACAATGTTCACCACCAGCCGCCGCGCAACGCAACAGACCTGTGTGTGTCTGGGCTTGCGCGAAGGGCAGAAAATTTCCCTGCGCCACCTGATCCGCGCCGCCGCCTTACGGTCCGCCAATGATGCTGCTGTGGTCATTGCCGAAGGAATTTCCGGTTCGGTCGAGGCATTCGCCGACCGTATGACAGCCACGGCGCGCGCCATGGGCATGTCCAACACCACATTCAGAAACCCCCACGGGCTGACGCAGGCGGGCCATGTATCAACCGCGCGCGACATGACCATTCTGGGCCGCCAGCTGTATTTTGACTATCCGCAATACTTCAACATCTTCTCGCGCCGCAGCGATCATGCAGGCGTAGGCACCGTGCCCAACACGAACCGGCGCTTTCTGGATGCCTATTCAGGCGCGAACGGAATCAAGACAGGATACACCCGTGCGGCGGGGTTCAACCTGACCGCATCTGCGGAACGCGGCGGCAAGCATATCATCGCTACAATGTTTGGCGGGTCGTCAACGGCTGCGCGCAATGCCCATGTCGCGGAATTGCTGGATATCGGGTTCAACCGCGCAGGGGCCCGCGTCGCCACCCGCGCGCCTGCTACACCGGGCTATCGTGGCCGCGGCGCGGTTGCCGTTGCCCAGGCACCCGAAAGCAGCGGCGACAGACCCGCATCGGCGCGCACGATCCGGCTGCAAACCGCCGTGCGCACAAGCCCGCGCCCACCGGCCCGCCCTGTAAGCGAACCTGCGCCGGATATGCTGATTGCCTTGCGTGACGGGGTGGAAGCGGCTGTATCCCAGATTGCGGTTGCCACACCTGCCGAAGCCGCGCAATCCACCCCTGATGAAGACAGCACCGCAATAGCGCTGGCAGAACTGGCACCCGACACCCCGACAGTCACGCCCCCCGCCCGCCCCGAAGAATTCGGCGCGACCGGCGATCTGGCTGCGGCACAAGCTGAAGCCCCGGATTTTGCAGCAGCGCAGGCGGCCGGGTTCAGCATTGCGCATATCGATGATCTGGCAGCGCTGGATCAGGCTGACCCGCCCATCCCCGACGCGGACATGGACTTCGTCGATGCGCCACCGGCCCGTCCGGACACCGGCGTCGAAACTGATGCAGCGGACCGACAACTGGCACAGGCCGATCAGGCACAGGCGGACGACGGTGAAACCGACACCGCAGCGCCCGAAACGATCTGGATCGGAGCATCAGAAAGCGTGTTGCTGACCGAATTCGCCACGGAAGATTCCCAGTTTGATATTGCCGGGCTTTATGCCCCGTCACCCGATGGCGCGGGCCAGATCATGGCCCAGGATGCCCTGAATATCACACCCGAGGCCGGCAGCACCGCACAACCCGCGAAACCTGCGCCGCGCCCCTCGATCATCCTGACAAGTTCGGGGGCACAGCCCGACCGCGATACGCAGGCCCTTGCGACAGCCGCAGTCAGCGAAGCCAGCGCAGCCGCCACCCCTGAAATTGTCAGCCGCGTGTCCACGTCCGATGGCGGGCGGCTTTGGGGTGTGTCCCTTGGGGAATTCACATCGCGCAACGCCGCCGAACGTGGCATCATCACCGTGAAAATGGCCGAGGCCGCAGCCCTTGGCAACGGTATCAGCCGCATTCGCCAGACCAGTGGCCGGTTCGAGGCCAGTTTCGCGGGCCTGACCGCAGCCGAAGCGGAACGCGCCTGCCTGCGCCTGTCGGCACGCGGAATGGATTGCGAAATCGCGCATCCATGA
- the clpS gene encoding ATP-dependent Clp protease adapter ClpS has product MTDNDEPNGPDKDGAVVTKTRTRTQRPPMYKVMLLNDDFTPMEFVVHVLERFFGMSHAMAFDIMLTVHKKGVAVVGVFSYEVAETKVAQVMDFARRHQHPLQCTLEKE; this is encoded by the coding sequence ATGACAGACAATGATGAACCGAATGGACCGGACAAAGACGGTGCCGTGGTTACCAAGACACGCACCCGAACCCAGCGCCCGCCCATGTACAAGGTCATGCTGCTGAATGATGACTTCACGCCAATGGAATTTGTTGTGCATGTGCTGGAACGCTTTTTTGGCATGTCGCATGCCATGGCGTTCGACATCATGCTGACGGTGCATAAGAAAGGGGTGGCCGTCGTGGGCGTCTTCTCATATGAGGTGGCGGAAACCAAGGTTGCGCAGGTCATGGATTTTGCGCGCCGTCATCAACACCCGCTGCAATGCACGCTGGAAAAGGAATAG
- a CDS encoding class I SAM-dependent methyltransferase, producing MTYTPPVLAADPAPRHARLTLAMAEGLVLPDRPVAVLRPRAGERFDPLEMSRLHMAQGFRPDHDALVAAGYDVAVAARPAPAALVCLPRSKAEAFGLIAQAAGQLGAELVLVDGQKTDGIDSVFKALRARVDVSGVVSKAHGKLFWFDPRGVDLSDLEFRPITVSDAALGQFQTVAGVFSADGVDPASQMLAQALPDELPATLADLGAGWGYLSAAALSRMGVQTLHLIEADTTALDLARRNITDARAQFHWADATQIALPGRVDGVVMNPPFHTGRIAQPELGLAFIAAAARILAPRGRLWMVANRHLPYEGALAAAFMQVEIVVENGAFRVWQATAPKRTGAGKGAGIVTRRRR from the coding sequence ATGACATATACCCCCCCTGTCCTTGCCGCTGATCCGGCCCCGCGCCATGCGCGCCTGACCCTTGCCATGGCCGAAGGTCTGGTGCTGCCTGACAGGCCGGTTGCTGTGCTGCGCCCGCGCGCGGGCGAACGGTTTGACCCGCTGGAGATGTCCCGCCTGCACATGGCGCAGGGTTTCCGCCCCGACCATGATGCGCTTGTGGCTGCTGGCTATGATGTGGCGGTTGCCGCGCGCCCTGCGCCTGCCGCTCTGGTCTGCCTGCCACGGTCCAAGGCCGAAGCCTTCGGGCTGATTGCGCAGGCGGCTGGCCAGCTTGGCGCGGAACTGGTGCTTGTGGACGGGCAGAAAACCGATGGCATTGATTCGGTGTTCAAAGCGCTGCGCGCGCGTGTGGATGTTTCCGGCGTGGTGTCAAAGGCGCATGGAAAATTGTTTTGGTTCGACCCGCGCGGCGTGGACCTGTCCGATCTGGAATTCCGCCCAATCACTGTTTCCGATGCCGCTCTGGGGCAGTTCCAGACAGTGGCGGGGGTGTTTTCGGCTGACGGCGTTGACCCCGCATCGCAGATGCTGGCGCAGGCGCTGCCCGATGAGTTGCCCGCAACGCTGGCGGATTTGGGCGCGGGATGGGGTTATCTGTCTGCGGCGGCCCTGTCGCGCATGGGTGTGCAGACCCTGCACCTGATAGAAGCGGATACTACAGCGCTGGATCTGGCGCGGCGCAACATCACCGACGCGCGTGCGCAATTTCACTGGGCCGATGCGACACAGATTGCGCTGCCGGGGCGTGTGGATGGTGTGGTGATGAACCCGCCCTTTCACACAGGCCGCATTGCGCAGCCGGAACTGGGATTGGCGTTTATTGCAGCAGCCGCGCGCATTCTTGCCCCGCGCGGGCGGTTGTGGATGGTTGCGAATCGGCATTTGCCTTATGAAGGGGCGTTGGCGGCTGCGTTCATGCAGGTCGAGATTGTGGTGGAAAACGGCGCGTTCCGTGTCTGGCAGGCAACCGCACCAAAGCGCACCGGCGCAGGCAAGGGCGCGGGCATTGTAACCCGCCGCCGACGTTAA
- a CDS encoding SDR family NAD(P)-dependent oxidoreductase, translating into MSYSIAGKTAIITGAANGVGLAIAHHFVGQGARVVLADRDEVKLKAEIAKMSGSDEHAIFFAGDLRERLTLANLISATVDAFDKVDILVNATRQCAPSDPLDDQSDAVEQSLQQNLLASLKLSQLVAKRMLTQAEADDGAAGSGRHAIGSIINLSSIAARRSQPELMAYSIASAALDQMTRAMAVALAGKRIRVNGVALGSVMSAHLKEMMNANEDYRERIVQQTPMRRIGAASEAAEAVQFLASDAAAFMTGQIITIDGGRTLMDPVSVPAH; encoded by the coding sequence ATGAGCTATTCCATCGCGGGCAAGACAGCAATCATCACCGGCGCAGCCAATGGCGTGGGGCTGGCAATTGCACATCATTTCGTGGGGCAGGGGGCACGCGTTGTTCTGGCCGACCGTGATGAAGTCAAACTGAAAGCCGAAATCGCCAAGATGTCGGGGTCGGATGAGCACGCGATTTTCTTTGCGGGGGATTTGCGCGAGCGCCTGACGCTGGCCAACCTGATTTCGGCCACGGTCGATGCGTTCGACAAGGTGGATATTCTGGTCAATGCAACACGCCAATGCGCCCCTTCCGACCCGCTGGACGACCAAAGCGACGCGGTCGAGCAATCCTTGCAGCAGAATCTTCTGGCCAGCCTGAAACTTAGCCAACTGGTCGCAAAGCGCATGTTGACCCAGGCCGAAGCCGATGACGGGGCCGCAGGCAGCGGGCGCCACGCGATAGGGTCCATCATCAACCTGTCATCCATTGCTGCGCGCCGTTCACAGCCGGAACTGATGGCCTATTCGATTGCCAGCGCGGCACTGGACCAGATGACACGCGCCATGGCGGTTGCCTTGGCCGGCAAGCGTATTCGCGTGAACGGTGTTGCCCTTGGCAGTGTCATGAGTGCGCATCTGAAAGAGATGATGAACGCCAATGAAGATTATCGCGAACGGATTGTGCAGCAAACCCCGATGCGGCGTATCGGTGCCGCATCCGAGGCGGCAGAGGCCGTGCAGTTCCTTGCATCCGACGCGGCCGCCTTCATGACCGGCCAGATCATTACGATTGATGGCGGGCGCACGCTGATGGACCCGGTTTCGGTTCCCGCACATTGA